The window TAGAGCATGGCATGAAAAGGCTCCAAACTGCACCAGGAAACTTGGTATTTTGTGCCACTAGTCCACATATTGAGAAAATGTTCTGAATGTACCAGTGTATGTGGAAAATAGAGACGTGTAAAGTCACCCATGGGTGTTCAGCCCTGACAAACTTTCACACctaacacatttgcattttagaCCTTTACAGTTTACGCGTTGGTCTCCAGACTCGACCTCAGACTGGCGGCACTTGAACCTCGCCCGTGCTGGGAAACTCATTTGCTTATTGGGCCATTTTATGTGTTGCATTTACCCATTGGTGATTGGATGGGGCTGCAGGTCAAACTTGTACGATagagggtacatcccaagtctcttatttgtcgtttcctcgatcctcgcttgaaccggacGTCGTTCTGCGCCaccatattgacggccgtcccaaagctcttatttcggcagcgaggatcgaggagcgaggagggatctccgaggagccatgagcgaggatgcccgagatcatcctttcaggaagtgttgtgagggccgacacgccccctcattgttcatcatTTATCTGATTGGACtctgcagccgatcgtactgatctgatatagctcatcacCACTGGAGTTTttatgacagatcacagattgaaTGGATTAAAGTTAGAAAGAGAGTTTAAGAGTcggagagtctgtctgtttgtcagtagaaacacttttacataatttatcttaatttccattcattcatatgaggctaataattcctgagttatgtaaatgttgatgagttatgtaattccaatttaccccgaaacattgagcctaataaattaattccagtgtttaggagaaaccataatcatattctggattatttaataattacatcacaatccgaatttcaaaacatacagacgttaatatttcgtaaataagacaaacgcatttcgctGGTAGAAATCGGTGcgctgcgcttatgagcaggacacagatcatagtataaatacacagaacacagtataaatactcagaacacagtataaatacacagaacacagtataaatacacagaacacagtataaatactcagtgcagtttgttaaacaggtaacaggctgcagagagaaatactacatttctactctggcagtgatgatgactttgtgtcattattaatattactacagtgatgattactttgtttcattattgatattggtacagtgatgattactttgtttcattattgatattggtacagtgatgattactttgtttcattattaatattagtacagtcatgtgtgcagacatgaaATCAAAAATCTCTCCTGCTGTTAGAGCAGACTGACAGCggatcagctgtgatcagcggccgccgtcatcagaaacagacgtttgcttcacgtgacgctattagaggaaaggacgtctcatgtctcttacaGTTTTTCTCGATTGCTTAAGCACAATTTTCAAAACAGGGCCTGTGTtttcaaaacactacacacaattaGCACAACCACACACCCAATTAGCAAAACACTACAGATCCTTTGCAAAATTAAACACTCCTGTAAAAACTATacacttctttttaaaaaccacACTTTGTTACTATATGAAACACACACGTTTCACATTACTATACTCTGTTTGCACGAGTTACACTCTGCTGTGATAAACCTAAAACACTTTTAGCACTTCTACTTCCCTATGATTAGAGTAGGCTACTATCAACAAAGtacaaatataatgtaaattcaCCAAACAATACACAAGACCAATGTTGCAGACTGAAGAAACTCATTTATTTCTCAACACGCCCAAAATGTTGACATAGAGATTCATAATACTGTAATCAAACGTCACTTTACGTATtgtaagttaaaaaacaacaactagaCATTGTCTCTTCGCCTAGCTGGATCTGGCCAGAGAATTTCATCAACATCGCAGGCAATGTTGTCATTAGCAAGACACCTTGGAAAGAAACGTCTTGAATGACGAATCCATCCTTGCATTGCTGCTACCTCCATCTGGTCACAGGCCTCCTCCATGGCTTGGATGAGGGGTACCTCAGCCTGGAGACGGAGATCATATACCTTCCACCGCCATGCCGAGAAAAACTCTTCTATAGGGTTGAGGAATGGAGAGTATGGTGGAAGATATAAGACGGTGAAATGTGGATGTTGCTGAAACCAGTTCTGAACCAGAGCAGAGCGATGGAAAGACACATTGTCCCAGACAACAATGTATTGCatatgatttatttgatttgctGCTGTTATGTTGCGCAATTGGTCCAAGAATGTAAGTATGAGTGCTGTGTTGTAAGCGCCCATATGGGCATGGCGGTGGAGGACCCCATTCTGTGTAATGGCTGCACAGAGTGTTATATTACCCCCACGTTGCCCTGG is drawn from Anoplopoma fimbria isolate UVic2021 breed Golden Eagle Sablefish chromosome 23, Afim_UVic_2022, whole genome shotgun sequence and contains these coding sequences:
- the LOC129112288 gene encoding uncharacterized protein LOC129112288 — translated: MFTEQQEREIVNMVLANNAITLKQLQANIVNNHAIFNDIHQVSTSTLARILKKKHIQMKQIYRVPFERNSERVKRLRHDYAERVLRMDGEEIQHEFIYVDEAGFNLTRTRRRGRNIIGHRAIVNVPGQRGGNITLCAAITQNGVLHRHAHMGAYNTALILTFLDQLRNITAANQINHMQYIVVWDNVSFHRSALVQNWFQQHPHFTVLYLPPYSPFLNPIEEFFSAWRWKVYDLRLQAEVPLIQAMEEACDQMEVAAMQGWIRHSRRFFPRCLANDNIACDVDEILWPDPARRRDNV